Proteins encoded together in one Staphylococcus aureus window:
- the lepA gene encoding translation elongation factor 4, with protein sequence MDNEQRLKRRENIRNFSIIAHIDHGKSTLADRILENTKSVETRDMQDQLLDSMDLERERGITIKLNAVRLKYEAKDGNTYTFHLIDTPGHVDFTYEVSRSLAACEGAILVVDAAQGIEAQTLANVYLALDNELELLPVINKIDLPAAEPERVKQEIEDMIGLDQDDVVLASAKSNIGIEEILEKIVEVVPAPDGDPEAPLKALIFDSEYDPYRGVISSIRIVDGVVKAGDKIRMMATGKEFEVTEVGINTPKQLPVDELTVGDVGYIIASIKNVDDSRVGDTITLASRPASEPLQGYKKMNPMVYCGLFPIDNKNYNDLREALEKLQLNDASLEFEPESSQALGFGYRTGFLGMLHMEIIQERIEREFGIELIATAPSVIYQCVLRDGSEVTVDNPAQMPDRDKIDKIFEPYVRATMMVPNDYVGAVMELCQRKRGQFINMDYLDDIRVNIVYELPLAEVVFDFFDQLKSNTKGYASFDYEFIENKESNLVKMDILLNGDKVDALSFIVHRDFAYERGKALVEKLKTLIPRQQFEVPVQAAIGQKIVARTNIKSMGKNVLAKCYGGDISRKRKLLEKQKAGKAKMKAVGNVEIPQDAFLAVLKMDDE encoded by the coding sequence ATGGATAATGAGCAACGCTTAAAAAGAAGAGAGAATATAAGGAATTTCTCGATTATAGCACATATTGACCACGGAAAATCTACATTGGCTGATAGAATTTTAGAAAATACCAAATCAGTTGAAACAAGAGATATGCAAGATCAGTTACTAGATTCAATGGATTTAGAAAGAGAACGTGGTATTACAATCAAATTAAACGCAGTACGTTTAAAGTACGAAGCTAAAGATGGAAATACTTATACATTCCATTTAATCGATACGCCTGGACACGTCGATTTTACATATGAAGTGTCACGTTCTTTGGCAGCTTGTGAGGGCGCGATTTTAGTAGTAGATGCGGCTCAAGGTATCGAAGCACAAACATTAGCAAATGTTTATTTAGCATTAGATAATGAGTTAGAGTTATTGCCTGTTATTAACAAAATTGATTTACCTGCTGCAGAACCTGAACGCGTGAAACAAGAAATTGAAGATATGATAGGTTTAGACCAAGACGATGTTGTTTTAGCAAGTGCTAAATCTAACATTGGAATTGAAGAGATACTAGAGAAAATAGTTGAAGTTGTGCCAGCTCCAGATGGTGACCCAGAAGCACCACTAAAAGCGTTAATATTTGATTCTGAGTATGATCCATATAGAGGGGTAATTTCATCGATAAGAATTGTGGACGGTGTTGTTAAAGCCGGAGATAAAATTCGAATGATGGCCACTGGTAAAGAGTTCGAAGTAACAGAAGTTGGAATTAATACACCTAAGCAGCTTCCAGTTGATGAATTAACAGTTGGTGATGTTGGTTATATTATTGCAAGTATTAAAAATGTTGATGATTCTAGGGTTGGTGACACCATCACATTAGCTAGTAGACCTGCATCAGAACCATTGCAAGGTTATAAGAAAATGAATCCAATGGTATATTGCGGACTGTTCCCAATAGATAACAAAAATTATAATGATTTAAGAGAAGCATTAGAAAAATTACAATTGAATGATGCATCATTAGAATTTGAGCCTGAATCGTCACAAGCATTAGGTTTTGGTTATAGAACTGGTTTCTTAGGTATGTTACACATGGAAATAATTCAAGAAAGAATTGAAAGAGAATTTGGTATTGAATTAATTGCAACTGCACCATCTGTAATTTATCAATGTGTTTTAAGGGACGGTTCAGAAGTGACGGTTGATAACCCAGCACAAATGCCAGATCGTGATAAAATTGATAAAATATTTGAGCCATATGTTCGTGCAACTATGATGGTTCCAAATGACTATGTCGGTGCAGTAATGGAATTATGTCAACGTAAACGTGGACAATTTATAAATATGGACTATTTAGATGATATTCGTGTAAATATTGTTTATGAATTACCTTTAGCTGAAGTTGTATTTGATTTCTTCGATCAACTTAAATCTAATACTAAAGGATATGCATCATTTGATTATGAATTCATCGAAAATAAAGAAAGTAATTTAGTCAAGATGGATATTTTATTAAATGGTGATAAAGTGGATGCGCTAAGCTTCATAGTTCATAGAGATTTTGCATATGAACGTGGTAAAGCATTAGTTGAAAAACTTAAAACGTTAATTCCAAGACAGCAATTTGAAGTACCTGTACAGGCTGCAATAGGACAAAAAATTGTAGCGCGTACAAATATTAAATCAATGGGTAAAAACGTTTTAGCTAAATGTTATGGCGGTGACATAAGCCGTAAACGTAAATTACTTGAAAAACAAAAAGCAGGTAAAGCTAAGATGAAAGCAGTTGGTAATGTTGAAATTCCACAAGATGCTTTCTTGGCTGTATTGAAAATGGATGATGAATAA
- the rpsT gene encoding 30S ribosomal protein S20, producing the protein MANIKSAIKRVKTTEKAEARNISQKSAMRTAVKNAKTAVSNNADNKNELVSLAVKLVDKAAQSNLIHSNKADRIKSQLMTANK; encoded by the coding sequence ATGGCAAATATCAAATCTGCAATTAAACGTGTAAAAACAACTGAAAAAGCTGAAGCACGCAACATTTCACAAAAGAGTGCAATGCGTACAGCAGTTAAAAACGCTAAAACAGCTGTTTCAAATAACGCTGATAATAAAAATGAATTAGTAAGCTTAGCAGTTAAGTTAGTAGACAAAGCTGCTCAAAGTAATTTAATACATTCAAACAAAGCTGACCGTATTAAATCACAATTAATGACTGCAAATAAATAA
- the holA gene encoding DNA polymerase III subunit delta yields MSDNIVAIYGDVPELVEKQSAEIISQFLKSDRDDFNFVKYNLYETEIAPIVEETLTLPFFSDKKAILVKNAYIFTGEKAPKDMAHNVDQLIEFIEKYDGENLIVFEIYQNKLDERKKLTKTLKKHARLKKIEQMSEEEIKKWIQSKLNENFKDIKRDALDLFIELTGINFNIVSQEIEKLILFLGDRPTINKQDVNQIINRSLEQNVFLLTEYIQKRKKEQAIHLVKDLITMKEEPIKLLALITSNYRLFYQCKILSQKGYSGQQIAKTIGVHPYRVKLALGQVRHYQLDELLNIIDACAETDYKLKSSYMDKQLILELFILSL; encoded by the coding sequence ATGAGCGACAATATTGTAGCTATTTATGGAGATGTGCCTGAATTGGTTGAAAAACAAAGTGCAGAAATCATATCACAATTTTTGAAAAGTGATAGAGATGACTTTAACTTTGTGAAATATAATTTATACGAAACAGAGATTGCACCAATTGTTGAAGAAACATTAACATTGCCTTTCTTTTCAGATAAAAAAGCAATTTTGGTTAAAAATGCATATATATTTACAGGTGAAAAAGCGCCAAAAGATATGGCTCATAATGTAGATCAATTAATAGAATTTATTGAAAAATATGATGGCGAAAATTTGATTGTCTTTGAGATATATCAAAATAAACTTGATGAAAGAAAAAAGTTAACTAAAACTCTAAAAAAGCATGCAAGGCTTAAAAAAATAGAGCAAATGTCTGAAGAAGAAATAAAAAAATGGATTCAAAGTAAATTAAATGAGAATTTCAAAGATATCAAAAGAGATGCATTAGATTTATTTATTGAGTTGACAGGTATTAACTTTAATATTGTCTCACAAGAGATAGAAAAGTTGATTTTATTTTTAGGCGATAGACCAACAATTAATAAGCAGGATGTTAACCAAATTATTAATAGAAGTTTAGAGCAAAATGTATTTTTACTGACTGAATACATTCAGAAAAGAAAGAAAGAACAAGCAATTCATTTAGTAAAAGATTTAATAACTATGAAAGAAGAACCAATTAAATTACTTGCACTAATTACAAGTAATTACCGATTATTTTATCAATGTAAGATTCTGAGTCAAAAAGGATATAGTGGACAGCAAATTGCTAAAACAATAGGAGTACATCCATACAGAGTAAAATTAGCGTTAGGACAAGTAAGACATTATCAACTTGATGAATTATTGAATATTATAGATGCTTGTGCGGAAACTGATTATAAACTTAAATCATCATATATGGATAAACAGTTAATACTGGAATTATTCATTCTATCTTTATAA
- a CDS encoding DNA internalization-related competence protein ComEC/Rec2, whose amino-acid sequence MLFVALSMIVGVLWNSSKVLSTFLFILLLYITYRKNKIVYAPISLFLIIFSAWYLHYSQQAIFNYINYIERNSQFNERAQVIQIQRQGSDTYKGRLSLKNEIYPFFLTDKKNFDLKKIESRNCIVKGQFKVNDNKFVTLKLQSIVVQSCLESNRSNLIEKHKQFIMNRIYDSGIKFPDRIMALITGDVKEVNEQFKERVKEIGIYHLLAVSGSHIAAIVFLIYQPLKRLNLPLFVIKGITIIVLALFAQYTNYAPSAVRAIIMTTLVLVITKQIKIKGIQLLAFAFIIMFILNPLVVYDIGFQFSFIISFFIMLLFPFLQQLSKLQSLFIITFIAQLASFIVAIPSFHQLQWVGFLSNLIFVPYYSIILFPLSILFFITSHFIVGLTPLNYLVDLSFNFHDWLLDLFTRIKQSHFSVPKFNDWIFIVFIISVYYIFWLLAKRKYILVTFWTIIILTLLITFPTNSHHKITMLNVGQGDSILYEGGKNQNVLIDTGGKVIDDTKQPSYSISKYHILPTLNERGINELEYLILTHPHNDHIGEVEYIISHIKIKHIVIYNKGYSSNTLMLLSKLSHKYNIKLMDVRQVSSFKLGDSSFLFFDSFIPNSRDKNEYSIITMITYQNKKVLLMGDASKNNESLLLKKYNLPEIDILKVGHHGSKTSSSKEFIEMIKPKISLISSGKNNMYHLPNIEVVKRLQRIRSRIYNSQQNGQVTIDLDDNLKVDSSSYGNASGL is encoded by the coding sequence TTGCTGTTTGTCGCGTTATCAATGATTGTAGGAGTGCTTTGGAATTCTAGCAAAGTGCTCTCTACATTTCTTTTCATTTTACTTTTGTATATTACTTATCGTAAAAATAAAATCGTTTATGCCCCTATTTCTCTCTTTTTAATCATTTTCTCCGCATGGTATTTACATTATTCACAACAAGCAATATTTAATTATATCAATTATATTGAACGTAATTCTCAGTTTAATGAGCGTGCTCAAGTAATCCAAATTCAACGTCAAGGTAGTGACACATATAAAGGTAGGTTGAGTTTAAAAAATGAAATATATCCTTTCTTTTTAACAGATAAAAAGAATTTTGATTTAAAGAAAATTGAAAGTCGTAATTGTATTGTTAAAGGACAATTCAAAGTTAATGACAATAAGTTTGTAACTCTTAAATTACAAAGTATAGTTGTACAAAGCTGCCTAGAATCGAACCGGTCTAATTTAATTGAGAAACATAAACAGTTTATAATGAATCGAATTTATGATTCGGGTATTAAGTTTCCGGATCGTATTATGGCATTGATTACTGGTGACGTAAAAGAAGTTAATGAGCAATTTAAGGAACGTGTTAAAGAGATAGGTATATATCATTTGCTGGCAGTTAGTGGCTCGCATATAGCTGCAATTGTATTTTTAATTTACCAACCTTTAAAACGATTAAATTTACCTTTATTTGTCATTAAAGGAATTACAATCATTGTATTAGCTTTATTTGCTCAATACACAAATTATGCACCTAGTGCTGTAAGAGCTATAATAATGACAACTCTTGTACTGGTTATTACTAAGCAAATTAAAATAAAGGGTATTCAGCTATTAGCATTTGCATTTATAATTATGTTTATTTTAAATCCACTAGTTGTTTATGATATTGGATTTCAATTTTCATTCATCATTTCATTTTTTATTATGCTACTTTTTCCTTTTTTACAGCAATTGTCAAAGTTACAATCATTATTCATAATTACGTTTATTGCACAATTAGCTTCATTTATCGTTGCCATTCCAAGCTTTCATCAACTTCAATGGGTGGGATTTTTATCTAATTTGATTTTTGTACCGTACTATTCGATTATATTGTTTCCGCTATCTATTTTATTCTTTATTACAAGTCATTTTATTGTGGGATTAACGCCGCTAAATTACTTGGTTGACCTAAGTTTTAATTTTCATGACTGGTTACTAGACCTATTCACAAGAATCAAGCAATCACATTTTTCTGTTCCCAAGTTTAATGATTGGATATTTATAGTATTTATAATTTCTGTTTATTACATATTTTGGTTATTGGCTAAACGTAAATATATATTGGTTACGTTTTGGACTATAATTATTCTGACATTATTAATAACGTTTCCAACAAATTCACATCACAAAATTACAATGTTAAATGTGGGGCAGGGAGACAGTATTTTATATGAAGGCGGTAAGAACCAAAATGTCTTGATTGATACAGGTGGGAAAGTGATTGATGATACTAAACAACCTAGTTATTCAATTTCTAAATATCATATTTTACCAACGCTAAATGAAAGAGGGATAAATGAATTAGAGTATCTAATTTTAACACATCCACACAATGACCATATTGGTGAAGTGGAATATATTATTAGTCATATTAAAATTAAACATATAGTGATATACAATAAGGGATATAGTAGTAATACATTGATGTTATTATCGAAATTAAGCCATAAGTACAACATTAAACTTATGGATGTAAGACAAGTTAGTAGTTTTAAACTTGGAGATAGTAGTTTTCTATTTTTTGATAGTTTTATTCCAAATAGCCGAGATAAAAATGAGTATTCGATTATTACTATGATTACATATCAAAATAAAAAAGTTTTATTAATGGGCGATGCTAGTAAAAATAATGAATCTTTACTACTAAAAAAATATAACTTGCCGGAGATTGATATTTTAAAAGTAGGACATCATGGGAGCAAGACAAGTAGTTCTAAAGAATTTATAGAGATGATTAAGCCTAAAATAAGTTTGATTTCTTCTGGGAAGAACAATATGTATCATCTTCCTAATATAGAAGTTGTTAAACGATTGCAAAGGATTCGCAGTCGCATTTACAATAGTCAACAAAACGGTCAAGTTACAATTGACTTAGATGATAATTTAAAAGTTGATTCAAGCTCTTATGGAAATGCAAGTGGTTTATAG
- a CDS encoding ComE operon protein 2 yields MERIKWEEYFMAQSHLLALRSTCQRLSVGATIVKDNRIIAGGYNGSVAGEVHCIDEGCLIEDGHCIRTIHAEMNALLQCAKQGVSTEGATIYVTHFPCLNCTKSIIQAGIKRIYYAEDYHNHEYATKLLKQSGIEFKKIPFSPEYVAKYLTKG; encoded by the coding sequence TTGGAAAGAATCAAATGGGAAGAATATTTTATGGCACAAAGTCATTTGCTAGCATTACGTTCAACTTGTCAAAGATTATCTGTAGGTGCAACGATTGTTAAGGATAATCGTATTATTGCTGGTGGTTATAATGGCTCTGTAGCTGGCGAGGTGCATTGTATAGATGAAGGATGTTTAATTGAAGATGGACATTGTATCAGAACGATACATGCAGAAATGAATGCTTTATTACAATGTGCAAAACAAGGTGTATCTACTGAAGGTGCAACAATCTATGTTACTCATTTTCCATGCCTAAATTGTACAAAGTCAATTATTCAAGCAGGTATAAAGCGTATCTACTATGCAGAAGATTATCATAACCATGAATATGCAACTAAATTACTCAAACAATCTGGTATTGAATTTAAAAAAATTCCATTTTCACCAGAATATGTTGCTAAATATCTGACTAAAGGTTAA
- a CDS encoding ComEA family DNA-binding protein yields the protein MVLLYQFLLRYKDFLTQWKLYILSAVVLIMVLIGFIFWRQDDYTSRNFENKDTALKQSTSENSSLSKVEDVQVKDGDNSKNKGPVYVDVKGAVKHPNVYKMTSKDRVVDLLDKAQLLEDADVSQINLSEKLTDQKMIFIPHKGQKNVEPQIEVNSVHEKNGNTNNTKVNLNTASVSELMSVPGVGQAKANAIVEYRNQQGAFQEIDDLKKVKGFGSKTFDKLKSYFTT from the coding sequence GTGGTTTTATTGTATCAATTTTTATTACGCTATAAAGATTTTTTAACTCAATGGAAGTTATATATTCTAAGTGCTGTTGTTTTAATTATGGTATTAATTGGTTTTATATTCTGGAGACAAGATGATTATACTTCAAGAAATTTTGAAAATAAAGATACTGCTCTGAAACAAAGCACTAGTGAAAATAGTAGTTTGTCCAAAGTAGAAGATGTCCAGGTCAAAGATGGAGATAATTCCAAAAATAAGGGTCCTGTATATGTCGATGTAAAAGGTGCTGTTAAACATCCTAATGTTTATAAAATGACATCTAAGGATAGAGTAGTTGATTTACTTGATAAAGCACAATTATTGGAGGATGCAGATGTAAGTCAAATTAATTTGTCTGAAAAATTAACAGATCAAAAAATGATTTTCATACCTCATAAAGGACAAAAGAATGTTGAACCACAAATTGAAGTAAACAGTGTGCACGAAAAAAATGGGAACACAAATAATACTAAAGTAAATTTAAATACGGCATCTGTATCAGAATTGATGTCTGTTCCTGGAGTTGGGCAAGCTAAAGCTAATGCAATTGTTGAATATCGCAACCAACAAGGTGCATTTCAAGAAATTGACGATTTGAAAAAAGTAAAAGGTTTTGGAAGTAAAACTTTTGATAAACTGAAATCTTATTTCACGACATAA
- a CDS encoding class I SAM-dependent methyltransferase, which translates to MSQYAEMSLVYDQLTQDQPYEKWFEIVKNHCKDESNILDIGCGTGSLTVQLEALGNVTGMDLSVDMLTVAAQKSANVNWIEGDMTSFDLQQQFDIITIFCDSLNYLQDETAVIETFINVYHHLTDSGVFIFDVHTVYKMMTLFNNQSYIDDKGDIFLAWDAVQGDLPLSVYHDMTFFIRHEDETYSRFDESHFQRTFDEKTYLSWLAQVGFKHVETFTDFNIDEHNEDAERLFFIAKK; encoded by the coding sequence ATGTCGCAATATGCAGAAATGAGCCTAGTGTACGATCAATTGACTCAAGATCAACCATATGAAAAATGGTTTGAAATTGTAAAAAATCACTGCAAAGATGAATCAAATATTTTAGATATTGGATGCGGTACTGGTAGTTTAACAGTTCAATTAGAAGCTTTAGGTAATGTTACTGGTATGGATTTAAGTGTTGATATGTTGACTGTTGCAGCTCAAAAATCAGCAAATGTAAATTGGATTGAAGGAGATATGACATCTTTTGATTTGCAACAACAATTTGATATCATCACTATTTTTTGTGACTCTCTAAATTATTTGCAAGATGAAACTGCAGTGATTGAAACATTCATCAATGTTTATCATCATCTGACTGATTCAGGTGTATTTATTTTTGATGTACATACTGTTTATAAAATGATGACTTTGTTTAATAATCAAAGTTATATTGATGATAAAGGGGACATTTTTTTAGCATGGGATGCTGTGCAAGGAGATTTACCTTTAAGTGTTTATCATGATATGACATTTTTCATTCGACATGAAGATGAAACATATTCAAGATTTGATGAGTCTCATTTTCAGAGAACATTTGATGAAAAGACATATTTGTCTTGGTTAGCTCAAGTTGGTTTTAAACATGTTGAAACATTTACTGATTTTAATATAGATGAACATAATGAAGATGCAGAAAGATTGTTTTTCATTGCGAAAAAATAA
- the rsfS gene encoding ribosome silencing factor, which translates to MNSQELLAIAVDAIDNKKGEDTISLEMKGISDMTDYFVVTHGNNERQVQAIARAVKEVANEQNIEVKRMEGYNEARWILIDLADVVVHVFHKDERNYYNIEKLYQDAPLESYSQVAY; encoded by the coding sequence ATGAATTCACAAGAATTATTAGCAATTGCTGTGGATGCAATTGACAATAAAAAAGGCGAAGATACGATTTCTTTAGAAATGAAAGGTATCAGCGATATGACAGATTATTTTGTTGTAACGCACGGAAATAATGAACGACAAGTTCAAGCGATTGCTAGAGCGGTGAAAGAAGTAGCCAATGAACAAAATATAGAAGTAAAACGTATGGAAGGATACAATGAAGCGCGTTGGATATTAATTGACTTAGCTGATGTTGTGGTACATGTTTTCCATAAAGACGAAAGAAATTATTATAATATTGAAAAGTTATATCAAGATGCACCATTAGAATCATATAGTCAGGTTGCGTATTAA
- the yqeK gene encoding bis(5'-nucleosyl)-tetraphosphatase (symmetrical) YqeK encodes MNIEKAKRLAKEKLPEKRYNHSLRVAETAIKLAEIYDGDTSKVELAGVLHDFCKYDDLGKMYQIVRQYELGNDLLSYGSEILHGPVCAAIMEHEYGINDEEVLMAIKYHTTGRQQMTKTEKLIFIADYIEPGRTIPGVDDIRDMAYNQGSLDKTIYEISKRTVLFLIQKDITVYNKTIDCLNYYNYSDERIKDD; translated from the coding sequence ATGAACATTGAAAAAGCAAAACGGCTTGCAAAAGAGAAACTGCCAGAGAAACGTTATAATCATTCTTTAAGAGTTGCAGAAACAGCGATTAAATTGGCAGAAATTTATGATGGAGACACTAGTAAAGTAGAATTAGCAGGTGTATTACATGATTTCTGTAAATATGATGATTTAGGTAAAATGTATCAAATTGTTCGACAATACGAATTAGGTAATGATCTACTGAGTTATGGTAGTGAAATATTGCATGGCCCTGTGTGTGCAGCAATCATGGAACATGAATATGGTATCAATGATGAGGAAGTATTAATGGCTATCAAATACCATACTACTGGACGTCAACAAATGACAAAAACTGAAAAACTGATTTTTATTGCAGATTACATCGAACCTGGAAGAACAATCCCAGGAGTTGATGATATTCGAGATATGGCATACAATCAAGGTAGTTTAGATAAGACAATTTATGAAATTTCTAAACGCACAGTACTATTTTTAATACAGAAAGATATTACGGTATATAATAAGACGATTGACTGTTTAAATTATTATAACTATAGTGACGAAAGAATAAAGGATGATTAA
- the nadD gene encoding nicotinate (nicotinamide) nucleotide adenylyltransferase, protein MKKIVLYGGQFNPIHTAHMIVASEVFHELQPDEFYFLPSFMSPLKKHHDFIDVQHRLTMIQMIIDELGFGDICDDEIKRGGQSYTYDTIKAFKEQHKDSELYFVIGTDQYNQLEKWYQIEYLKEMVTFVVVNRDKNSQNVENAMIAIQIPRVDISSTMIRQRVSEGKSIQVLVPKSVENYIKGEGLYEH, encoded by the coding sequence ATGAAAAAGATAGTACTTTACGGCGGTCAGTTTAACCCTATCCATACTGCACATATGATAGTAGCTAGCGAAGTATTTCATGAATTACAGCCAGATGAATTTTATTTTTTACCTAGTTTTATGTCTCCATTGAAAAAGCACCATGATTTTATAGACGTTCAGCACAGATTAACAATGATACAGATGATTATCGACGAGCTTGGTTTTGGAGATATTTGTGACGATGAAATTAAACGTGGTGGTCAAAGTTATACCTATGACACGATCAAGGCATTCAAGGAGCAACACAAAGACAGTGAGTTGTACTTTGTTATTGGGACGGATCAGTATAACCAACTAGAGAAATGGTATCAAATTGAATACTTAAAAGAAATGGTTACTTTTGTAGTTGTAAATCGAGACAAAAATAGTCAAAATGTTGAAAATGCTATGATTGCAATTCAGATACCTAGGGTAGATATAAGTTCGACAATGATTCGACAAAGAGTTAGTGAAGGGAAATCTATCCAAGTTCTTGTTCCTAAATCCGTTGAAAACTATATTAAGGGGGAAGGATTATATGAACATTGA
- the yhbY gene encoding ribosome assembly RNA-binding protein YhbY, which translates to MLTGKQKRYLRSLAHNIDPIFQIGKGGINENMIKQIDDTLENRELIKVHVLQNNFDDKKELAETLSEATHSELVQVIGSMIVIYRESKDNKEIELP; encoded by the coding sequence ATGCTTACTGGCAAACAAAAAAGATACTTAAGAAGTTTAGCACACAATATTGATCCGATTTTTCAAATTGGAAAAGGCGGTATCAACGAAAATATGATTAAACAAATAGATGATACGTTAGAAAACAGAGAATTGATTAAAGTACATGTACTACAAAATAACTTTGATGATAAAAAAGAATTAGCTGAAACATTAAGCGAAGCTACTCATAGTGAATTAGTGCAAGTGATTGGATCTATGATAGTGATTTATAGAGAATCTAAAGATAATAAAGAAATTGAATTGCCATAA
- the aroE gene encoding shikimate dehydrogenase produces MKFAVIGNPISHSLSPVMHRANFNSLGLDDTYEALNIPIEDFHLIKEIISKKELEGFNITIPHKERIIPYLDYVDEQAINAGAVNTVLIKDGKWIGYNTDGIGYVKGLHSVYPDLENAYILILGAGGASKGIAYELAKFVKPKLTVANRTMARFESWNLNINQISLADAEKYLAEFDIVINTTPAGMAGNNESIINLKHLSPNTLMSDIVYIPYKTPILEEAERKGNHIYNGLDMFVYQGAESFKIWTNKDADINSMKTAVLQQLKGE; encoded by the coding sequence ATGAAATTTGCAGTTATAGGAAATCCTATTTCACATTCCTTGTCGCCCGTTATGCATAGAGCAAATTTTAATTCTTTAGGATTAGATGATACTTATGAAGCTTTAAATATTCCAATTGAAGATTTTCATTTAATTAAAGAAATTATTTCGAAAAAAGAATTAGAAGGCTTTAATATCACAATTCCTCATAAAGAACGTATCATACCGTATTTAGATTATGTTGATGAACAAGCGATTAATGCAGGTGCAGTTAACACTGTTTTGATAAAAGATGGCAAGTGGATAGGGTATAATACAGATGGTATTGGTTATGTTAAAGGATTGCACAGCGTTTATCCAGATTTAGAAAATGCATACATTTTAATTTTGGGCGCAGGTGGTGCAAGTAAAGGTATTGCTTATGAATTAGCAAAATTTGTAAAGCCCAAATTAACTGTTGCGAATAGAACGATGGCTCGTTTTGAATCTTGGAATTTAAATATAAACCAAATTTCATTAGCAGATGCTGAAAAGTATTTAGCTGAATTCGATATCGTTATTAATACAACACCAGCGGGTATGGCTGGAAATAACGAAAGTATTATTAATTTAAAGCATCTTTCTCCCAATACTTTAATGAGTGATATTGTTTATATACCGTATAAAACACCTATTTTAGAGGAAGCAGAGCGCAAGGGAAACCATATTTATAATGGCTTAGATATGTTTGTTTACCAGGGTGCGGAAAGCTTTAAAATTTGGACTAATAAAGATGCTGATATTAATTCTATGAAAACAGCAGTTTTACAACAATTAAAAGGAGAATAA